Genomic segment of Arthrobacter antioxidans:
TTCCAGGATCTCCTCGCGCCGATCCGGGGCGGGGCGGCCATCGGAGTGTCCGTCGCCGGGATGCCCGGGCGCCCGGGTTACGCCGTCGGGATGTCCTGCGCTGCTCGGCTCGGTCATGGTGCTCCTTCTGTGCCCTGCGCGGGCGTCGGCCGGTGGATCGGGCGGGTGGTCGATTCCATCCGACGACCCCGTGTCAGAGGCGGTAAGTATGCTTATGCTAGAGGATCAGAGGTTGCAGAAGTTGTCCCTTACAAGGAGGTAAGACGATGGCTGGGTACTTCAAGCTGGTAGACGCTCACGACGACGGGTTCCGGGTGAAACTGACCGCTCCGGATGGAACGCTCGTGGCAGTGTCCGCCTATTACACATCGAAAGAGGAAGCGATCGCGGGGATCGAACTCATCCGCGAGATCGCCGGGACCGGCCCGGTCGTGGACCACAGCCGGGTGGAGTCCCAGGAACACGCGGCGCTCATGGTCGGGCTGCAGTCCGGTGCGGAGCCCGAGGGCGCGGTCCGCCACAAGGCCTGAGCCGGGTCGCCCGGATCGTCCCGAGAGGTCGGGGACACGGTGTACCACTGTATACAGTGTCCCTGGTCGTGGAATAGGATGGTGCTATTCCACAACCTCTCTGAAGGGAGCCAACGTCATGTCGACCGCGGACTCATTCGGCGCAAAGGGCGTTCTCGACGTCGCAGGCGCCAGCTACGAAATTTTCCGGCTCAGCGCGGTCGAAGGCGCCGAGAACCTTCCGTTCAGCCTCAAGGTCCTGCTGGAGAACCTGCTTCGCACCGAAGACGGCGCGAACATCACGGCAGACCACGTCCGCGCCCTCGCGCAGTGGGACGCCGCAGCGGAGCCCAGCACGGAGATCCAGTTCACCCCGGCGCGCGTGATCATGCAGGACTTCACGGGCGTCCCCTGCGTCGTCGACCTCGCAACGATGCGTGAGGCCGTCGCGGACCTGGGTGGAGACCCCAAGCGCGTCAACCCGCTCGCGCCCGCCGAGATGGTCATCGACCACTCCGTCCAGATCGACGTGTTCGGCAACGCCGGCGCCCTCGAGCGCAACATGGAGATCGAGTACCAGCGCAACGGGGAGCGCTACCAGTTCCTCCGCTGGGGCCAGACCGCGTTCGACGACTTCAAGGTCGTCCCGCCGGGCATGGGCATCGTGCACCAGGTGAACCTCGAGTACCTGGCCCGCACCGTCATGACCCGCGAGGTGGACGGCGTCCTCCGCGCCTACCCCGACACGTGCGTCGGTACCGACTCGCACACCACGATGGTCAACGGCCTCGGTGTGCTCGGCTGGGGCGTCGGCGGCATCGAGGCGGAGGCTGCCATGCTCGGCCAGCCCGTCTCCATGCTCATCCCGCGCGTGGTCGGCTTCAAGCTCACCGGTGAGATCCCCGCCGGCGCCACCGCCACCGACGTCGTCCTCACCATCACGCAGATCCTGCGCAAGCACGGCGTGGTCGGCAAGTTCGTCGAGTTCTACGGGGAGGGTGTCGCGTCCGTGCCCCTCGCCAACCGCGCGACCATCGGCAACATGAGCCCCGAGTTCGGCTCCACCGCCGCCATGTTCCCGATCGACGACGTCACGCTCGACTACCTGCGCCTCACGGGCCGCCCGGCCGAGAACGTGGCGCTGGTCGAGGCCTACGCCAAGGAGCAGGGACTCTGGCACGATCCGTCCCACGAGATCCGCTTCTCCGAGTACCTGGAGCTGGACCTGTCCACGGTGGTCCCCTCCATCGCCGGTCCCAAGCGCCCCCAGGACCGCGTGGAGCTCAGCAGGTCCAAGGCCCAGTTCCGCGAGGACCTGCGCAACTACTCCAACGACCCCGAGCTGACGTTCGCGCCCGGTGGCACGGTGGACGAGTCCTCCCAGGAGAGCTTCCCCGCGTCCGACGCACCGAGCTTCACGCCCGGTACGACGTCGACGGTCACGGACGAGAACGCGGAGCCCCGCGAGACCGTCGCCGCCGGATCGAACGGCTCCACGCGTCCGTCGAAGAAGGTCGGCGTGACCATGAAGGACGGCCGCGCGTTCGAGCTCGACCACGGTGCCGTCAGCATCGCGTCGATCACGTCCTGCACCAACACGTCCAACCCGTCGGTCATGCTCGCCGCCGCGGTCCTGGCGCGCAACGCCGTCGAGAAGGGCCTCGTGTCCAAGCCGTGGGTCAAGACCTCCGTGGCCCCGGGCTCGAAGGTCGTCACCGACTACTACGAGAAGTCGGGCCTGATCCCGTACCTGGAGAAGCTCGGGTTCTTCACGGTCGGCTACGGCTGCGCCACCTGCATCGGCAACTCCGGCCCGCTGGAGGACGAGATCTCGCAGGCCATCCAGGACAACGATCTCGCCGTCACCGCCGTCCTGTCCGGCAACCGCAACTTCGAAGGCCGCATCAACCCGGACGTGAAGATGAACTACCTGGCCTCCCCGCCGCTGGTGGTCGCCTACGCACTCGCCGGCACCATGGACTTCGACTTCGACATCGAGCCCCTCGGCCAGGACGAGGCCGGCAACGACGTCTTCCTGAAGGACATCTGGCCCAACCCGGTCGAGGTCCAGCAGGTCATCGATTCCTCGATCGACGAGGAGATGTTCACCTCGAGCTACAGCACGATCTTCGAGGGCGACGAGCGCTGGAAGTCCCTGCCCACGCCCGACGGCGACACCTTCGCCTGGGATCCCGAGTCCACCTACGTGCGGAAGCCTCCATACTTCGACGGCATGCAGCGCGAGACGAGCCCGGTCGAGGACATCGACGGCGCCCGGGTGCTGCTGAAGCTCGGCGACTCGGTCACCACCGACCACATCTCGCCCGCTGGGTCCTTCAAGTCGGACACCCCGGCCGGCCGGTACCTCACCGAGAAGGGCGTCCAGCGCAAGGACTTCAACTCCTACGGCTCGCGTCGTGGCAACCACGAGGTCATGATCCGCGGCACGTTCGCGAACATCCGCATCAAGAACCAGCTGCTCGACGGCGTCGAGGGCGGGTTCACGCGGGACTTCTCGCAGCCGGACGCGCCGCAGGCCGCCGTGTACGACGCCGCCGAGAACTACCGCGCGGCAGGTACGCCGCTCGTGGTCCTCGCCGGCAAGGAGTACGGCTCCGGGTCCTCGCGTGACTGGGCTGCCAAGGGCACCGCGCTGCTCGGCGTCAAGGCCGTCGTCGCCGAGAGCTACGAGCGCATCCACCGCTCGAACCTCATCGGGATGGGCGTCCTGCCCCTGCAGTACCCCGAGGGCCAGAACGCGGAGAGCCTCGGCCTCACCGGGACGGAGACCTTCGCGGTCAGCGGTGTCACCGAGCTCAACGAGGGTCGCACCCCCCGGACGGTGAAGGTCAGCGCCACCCCGGCCGACGGCGGATCGCCGATCGAGTTCGACGCCGTCCTGCGTATCGACACGCCGGGTGAGGCGGACTACTACCGCAACGGCGGCATCCTGCAGTACGTGCTGCGCCAGCTCGCGAGCTAGCGTCCACCCACGGCCCGGGCCGGGAGGCCTGCCTCCCGGCCCGGGCCGTCCGCAGGGCATGTGGCCCTGACCATCCGCACCACGAGACCTCCGAGGAGGGCGCCATGGCCGAGTCCGCGGAACTGTCGGCGCGCGTGGACGGCGACGCGATCTTCCGCGTCCTCCGCAGCGAGATCCTCGCCGGGGTGCACCCGCCCGGGACAGCGCTGCGGGAGGTGGTCATCTCGGAGCGGTTCGGCGTGTCACGGACCCCGGTGCGCGAGGCACTCAGCCGGCTGCAGCACGAGCGGCTGCTCGAACGTGCCGCCCGCGGACTCCAGGTCCCGCAGATCGACCCGCAGGAAGTCATCCAGATCTACGACCTCCGGGTGATGCTCGAGGAGGAGGCCGCCGGGCAGGCCGCGCTCAATCGCGGAGCCGCGGACATCATGCGCCTCGAGGCGCTGCTGGAACGCGACCGCGCCGTCGTCGATCCCGATGACACCACCAAGGTCACCAACAACCTCGAGTTCCACACCTCACTGTGGGCGGCCGCGCGCAACCCCATCCTCATGGACCTCCTGCAGCGGCTCTCGACCCACCTCATCCACACGCCGCGCTCCACGCTGTCGGTGGGGAACCGCTGGCAGGAGGTGCTCCTCGAGCACGAGGCGCTGATCAGCGCCATCACCGAGCGGCGCAGCGACGACGCCCGGGGTATCGCCCGCCGGCACATGGAGACGGCCCGCACCATCCGCCTGCAGCTGCTGCGCACCACGGCGGCGGACTGACGGTGGCCCCCGAGAGCGGCCGGCACCGCATCCTGCTCGACGCCGACACAGGCATCGACGACGCCGTCGCCCTCCTGTACCTCCTCGGGTCGCCGGACGTGACGCTGGAGGCGGTCACCTGCACCGCGGGCAACGTCGGCGCCCGCCAGGTCGCCGTCAACAACCTCGCCCTGCTCGAGCTGTGCGGCCGCACCGGCGTCGAGGTCGCCATCGGCAGCGAGGTACCGCTGGAGATCCCGCTCGTCACCACGGAGGAGACGCACGGCGACCAGGGCATCGGCTACGCCGTGCTGCCCCCACCGCACGGCGGCGTCTCGGAGCGCCACGCCGTGGACGTCTGGCTCGAGGCCGTCCGCAACCACCCAGGGCAGGTCACCGGGGTCGTCACGGGCCCCCTCACCAACCTCGCGCTCGCGCTCCGCGCCGAGCCGCAGCTCCCGATGCTCCTGAAGGGCCTCGTCATCATGGGCGGGGCGTTCAACTATCCGGGGAACACGACGCCGGTCGCCGAGTGGAACACGCACGTGGACCCGCACGCGGCGAAGGAGGTCTATGCCGCCTACGAGGGCCTGCCGGTCGAGAAGCTGCCCATCGTGTGCGCGCTCGAGACCACGGAGCGGATCGAATGCACCCCCGCGCACGTCGATGCTCTCTCCCGTGCCGCCGGGGCCGGGCCGGAGGTCCTCGACCCGGACGAGCCCGAGGGCACGCGCAGCAGGAGCGGCAACGCCGTCGTCGCCTGCGTGTCCGATGCCCTCCGGTTCTACATGGAATTCCACCGCCTGTACGGCCAGGGGTACGTCGCGCACCTCCACGACCTGTTCGCCGCGACGGTCGCGACGGGGGACGCCGGTTTCGGGGAACGCCTGGCGACCGTGGACGTCGAGACCGGATCGCCGCTCACCTTCGGACAGACGGTCGCCGACGTCGCGGGGATGTGGAAGCGGGCGCCCAACGCCCGGATCGTCACGGGCAACGATCCCGCGGCGGTGTTCGAGCTGATGGTGCGCAGGCTGTCCGGCGTCGCACGCCTGCACGGCTGAGGACGGTTCCTCTCCGACCCCGTTCCGGTCGCCGGGCACCCCGCGCGGCGGTGCAGCCCCCGGTACACTGGTAGCTGCCACGCACTGCTGCGCGGCCGGCGCCGAGGTGACATGAGGTGCGTCCTCATCCCTCCACCGTGCCCAAGGAATACTGTGAGCTCATCCCTGACCCTGGCCTCCGAGCCCGCCGTTGAACGGCCACGGCGCCTCCTGATCGTCCTCGGGGCTGCGCTCATCGCGGCCACGTACGCGTTCCTCGTCGTCGTCCAGCCGGCGGAGATCGCCGGCGGCATGGGCAGCACGGCGTCGCTCGTCTCGCTCTTCGGCTTCCTCGGAGGCGGGGCGCTCCTGGTGGGCGGGATCCTGCCCATGCTCAGCACGAGTTCCCTGGTGATCATGCCGCTCGGCATCGCCCTGAACATCGCGATCGGGCAGATCGCCGGATCCCTGGGCATGCAGATCTACCTTGACGCCATCGGCACCGTCCTCGTCGCGGTCCTGGCCGGCCCCGCGGCGGGTGCCGCGACGGGCGCGATCAGCAACGCCATCTGGGGTCTCTTCAATCCGTTCGCGCTGCCCTTCGCGGCGGGCGCCGCCCTGATCGGGCTGCTCGCGGGCCTGGCCGCACGCTATGGCGCGTTCCGCCGCGTGTACCTCGTCCCGGTGGCGGGGCTCGTCGTCGGAGCGGTCGGCGGACTCGTCGCGGCGCCGGTGGCCGTCTTCATGTTCGGCGCCGCCGGGACGTTCGGGACCAACGCGATCATCGCCGTGTTCCGCTCGATGGGGGACAAGCTGCTGGTCGCGGCGACGAAGCAGGGCCTCCTCTCCGACTCGCTGGACAAGATCGTGGTGTTCGTCATCGTCGCCGTGATCGTGTACGCGCTGCCGCAGCGTGCCATCCGCCAGTTCCCCTTCGCCCGCACGTACCGGGTGTTGGGCAACCGGACCGGTACCACCGCCGGCGCCACGTCCGGCACCTCCACCGCCGGCACCGGCGATGGTGGTGCCGGAAGCACCACCACCCCCGCCCGCGGGAACGACTCCAGCGTCGGCTGAACCATGCCCCGCCGCAGGATCTACAACCCCCTGACCGAGCTGCTCGCCGCGGTCCTGCTGGTGGTGCTCGTCCTCGTGGTGAACCGCTGGGAGTTCTCCCTCGCGGTGCTGGTCCTCGGGGTGCTCCCTGCCGTACTCATGTCCGGTCGGCCCCGGCAGATCGGCCTCGCGATCACCCTGATCGCGGGGCCCCTGCTCCTCTCCTCCCTGCTGCTCCACGGGCTCTTCTTCCCCGAGGGCACCACCGTCCTGCTCGATCTCGGCGTCGCCCGCGTGACCGCCGAGGGCCTGGCCTTCGCCGCCCTCATGGGCCTGCGCATGACCGTGTTCACGGCGGTGCTGCTGACGGCCGCGATGACGCTGGACATCCCCGACCTCTTGGCCACCATGACGCACCGCGGCTGGAACCGGAAGCTCGTCTTCGTCGTCGGATCCGCCGTCGGGCTCATCCCGCACGTCGCGCAGCGCGCACGCCGCATCTCGCGGGCCCAGCAGGCCCGTGGCCTCGTCGTGGGGCGCGGACCGTTCTCCCGTGTCCGGGCCCTGCTGACCGTGCTCACGCCGCTCGTGATCGGGTTGCTCGTGGACGCCTCCGAGCGCACCCGCATGCTCGAGGCCCGCGGCTTCTCCTCCCCGGGCGCGCGCACGAGCTACCTGCCGGACTCGGACACGGCCCGCCAGCGGACGGCACGCCGAGCGATGCTCGCCGTCGTCGGTGTGTTCTCCGCAGCCTGGCTCCTGACGGCGGCGGCATGATCGCCCTCGACAGCACGGGCTTCGCCTACGACGACGGCGCGCGGGCGCTCGCCGGTGTCGCCCTCACGGTGGAGGCGGGGGACCACGTGGTGATCGCGGGGGCCTCCGGCTCCGGCAAGACGACCCTCGCCCGGCTGCTCGCGGGCATGACGGGGGCCGACGCGGGCTCCACGTTCACCGGGACGATCACGCTCGACGGCGAGACCGTGCTTTTCCGCGGGCTGCCGGGCGACCCGCGGATCGATCCCGCCCGGTGGAGCGCCCGGGTGGCGTACGTCGCCCAGGGCGCCTGGGGGCAGCTGTCCATGATGTCCTCCACCGTGGCGGAGGAGATCGCCTTCGGCCCCGCCAACCGCGGCATGCCCGCGCAGGAGCTGCGGCAGGCCGTCGACGACGTCGCGGACGCACTCAAGCTCACGTCCCTCCTGGGTCGTGATCCCCGCAGACTCTCCGGCGGGCAGCTGCAGCGCACCATCATCGCCGCCGCCGTGATCCAGCGGCCCGAGGTCCTCGTCCTCGACGAGCCGTTCCAGGGGCTCGACGACGACGCGGCGCGGGACGTCGCCGGGGCCCTGGAGGCGCTCCGCCGGAACGGCACCGGGGTGGTGGTCTGCGCACCCATGCTGCCGCGGCACGCCCCGCAGGGTGCGCGCGTCCTGGCGCTCGCCGACGGCCACTCCGTGTTCGAGGGTCCGCTGGCGGAGGCACGCCTGGCCGGGCTGCAGCGCTTCGGCATCGGCACGGAGGGGGAGCCCCTCCGGCTGGACGGCGACGCCGCCCCGCGTCCCGTCGGTCCCGTCGGTCCCGTCGGTCCCGTCGGTCCCGTCGGTCCCGTCGGTCCCGTCGGTCCCATGGTCCCCGAGCTCGTCGCGGTGCGTGGCCTGGGCTTCCGCTACACCCCGGAACCCGGCTCGGCGGCTCCGCCGGCGGGGCTGGCCGGCGTCGACCTGTCCGTCCGGGCGGGGGAGGTGGTCGCCGTCCGCGGCCCCAACGGGTCCGGCAAGTCGACCCTGCTGCAGCACCTGAACGGGCTGTCCCGGGCGGACAGCGGCTCGGTCACCGCGGGCGGGGTGCGGATCGGCCGGCAGCCGACGGGCACCCTCGCGGCCACCGTCGGATACCTGTTCCAGGACACCGACCAGCAGCTCTTCGAGCGCACGGTGCTGCGCGAGGTCTCCTACGGTCCGCGCGCCGTGGGGCTCCGGAAGGACGACGCCACTCGGCGGGCCGCGCTCGCCCTCGACGCGCTGGGACTGGGAGCGCTGGCGGACGCGCACCCGTACGAACTGTGCTTCGTGCAGCGGCGCATGGTGGCGCTGGCCTCCCTCATCGCCACGGGCCCGGCCGTCTGGGCGCTCGACGAGCCCACCGCAGGCCTCGACGAACCGGCGCGCACCCTGTTCGCCGCCGTCCTCTCCCGTCACGCCCGGGGCGGCGGCTGTGTGCTCATGGCCACGCATGACGCCGCCTTCGCCGACGCCGTCGCGCACCGGAGCGTCTGGCTCGACGGCGGCAGGATCCGCCCGGACGGTCGGACGCCGCAAGGAGATGCCTCCGCCGCGCCGACGCAGCCCCTAGGGTGAACCCATGGACCTCTTGCGCGAGCGACACCGGCGGATCGAGTCAAAGGGCGCCGATCTCGCCGTGTTCGAGTACGGCCTCGATCCGGACCCGTCCAGGCCGACCCTCGTCTTCCTGCACGGCTACCCCGACGATCACCGTGTCTTCCACCCGGTGCTCCGGGAGCTCGCCGCGACGCACCATCTGGTCGCGTTCGACACCCGGAACGCCGGCCGGTCCCGCGCCCATGAGGGTGCCGGGTTCACGCTGACGGAGCTCGTGGAGGACATCTTCGCCGTCCTCGACGCCGTGGACACGCCGGGCGGTGTGCGGCTGGTGGGCCACGACTGGGGATCGATCCAGGGCTGGGCCGCACTGCAGGACGAGCGCGCACAGGGGCTGATCCTCGACTACACCAGCATCTCCGGACCCGACCTGCGGCATTTCTCCCGGTGGCTGCGCGGGCGTTTCAGGAACCCCCGGCTGGTGCCGCAGGGCATGGGGCAGGTGCTGCGCAGCTGGTACGTCGGATTCTTCCAGCTGCCCGTCCTGCCGGAGGCGCTCTGGAGACACGCGCTGACGCGGCGCTACGAGCTCACGGCGCGTCGCAATGTAGGGCAGGACCCGGTGCGGGGACTCGCCCTCTACCGGACCAACATGTCCACCGCGGTGCGGCAGCCCCGGCGGCGGCCGATCACCGTTCCCGTGCACGTGATCGTCCCGCTGAAGGATCCCTTCGTGTCGCCGCACCTCGTGGACGGGCTCGAGGACTGGGTGTCGGACCTGACCGTCACGAGCGTCCCCGGCGGGCACTGGTGGATCACGGCGCAGCCCCGCGCCTTCGTCGGGATGCTCGACCCCGCGCTGCGGACCCGGGACGATTCCGACTGACCCCGGCATCCGGGGTTCGTTGCCCACCTGGGGGTGGGTGTCGTCGTCGTGCACCCGTCACCGGTGCGCACCGAGGCGCGTGGGGGACTGTCCGGGTGACGCCTGGACGACCTCCGGGTCCCACGAGGCCCTACGCGTCCAGGAGGCCCCGGATGTCGTCGGCGGTCAGCGCCGAGGAGAAGATGGCGTCGTCGTCCATGACGGACGTGAACAGCTTCGCCTTCTTCTCCTTGAGCTTCATGACTTTCTCCTCGATGGTCCCCTTCGACACCATGCGGTAGACCATCACGTTCTTGGTCTGCCCGATGCGGTGGGTGCGGTCCACGGCCTGGGCCTCGGAGGCCGGGTTCCACCACGGGTCCAGCAGGAAGCAGTAGTCCGCCTCCGTCAGGTTCAGGCCGAACCCGCCGGCCTTGAGGCTGATGAGGAACACGGGCGCCGTGCCGTCCTTGAAGGAGTCGATGACCTCGCCGCGGCTGCGGGTGGATCCGTCCAGGTAGGCGTACTCGATGCCGCGGGCATCCAGCTGCTCGGCGGCCTTCTTGAGGTAGGAGGTGAACTGGCTGAAGACGAGGGCCCGGTGCCCCTCCGCGAGGACGTCCTCGAGGTTCTCGAACAGGACCTCGAGCTTCGCCGACGGGACGCCCGCGTGCGCAGGGTCCACGAGCGAGGCGTCGAGGCTCAGCATGCGCAGCAGGGTCAGGGACCGGAACACGATCATGCGGTTGCGGTTCATGTCCTCGATCAGCCCGAGGAGCTTCTGCCGTTCGCGCTGCAGGTACGTCTCGTAGATGTGCCGGTGCTCGGGGTGGAGCTCCACCTCCAGGACCTGCTCCTGCTTCGGCGGGAGGTCGGAGGCGACGGCCTCCTTGGTGCGGCGCATCATCAGCGGCCGGATGCGCTTGCGGAGCCGCACGAGCGGACGGTTGTCGCCGATCTTCTCGATCGGCGTGCGGTAGTCCTCGGTGAACTTGCGTGCCGAGGGGAAGAGCCCGGGTGCCACGATGTTGAACAGGGACCACAGCTCCATGAGGTTGTTCTCCATGGGCGTGCCGGTGATCGCGAGCTTGAACGGCGCATCGAAGTCCTTCGCCGCCTGATGCACCTTCGACGCGCGGTTCTTCACGAACTGCGCCTCGTCCAGGACGAGACCGGACCAGGCGAGGTCCTGGTAGACCGGGAAATCGAGCCGGAAGAGCGTGTAGGAGGTGATGACGACGTCGGCGTCGCCCACCTGCTCGTCGATCGGGATGCCTGAGGCGCCCTGCGTGTCGGTGACGGCGACGACCTTCAGCCCCGGCGCGAAACGGCGGGCCTCGTTGGACCAGTTGGGGACCACGGAGGTGGGCGCGACGACGATGAACGGTGCGTCGAGCCCCGACGTCTCCTTCGCGTGGATCATCAGGGCCAGGGCCTGCAGGGTCTTGCCGAGCCCCATGTCGTCGGCGAGCACGCCGCCGAGGCGGTGCCGCCACAGGAACGCGAGCCAGCTGAAACCCTCCGCCTGGTAGGGGCGCATGTCGGCGACCAGGCCGGCCGGGGCCGGGGTGGCCGCGACGTCCTCTAGTTCGAGCAGTCCACTCACGGCGTCGCGCCAGGACTGCGCCTGCTCGGTCTCCTCGGCGAGCTCCTCGAGGTCCGCCCACAGTCCCGCCTGGTAGCGGCTGATCTGCAGCCCGGACTCCGGGTCCCATTCGCTCAGCGCCCGGGCTTCCTCGATGAGCTCGCGGAGCTGGTCGAAGACGGGCTGATCGAGCGAGAGATAGCTGTTGTCGACGAGCTTCAGCTTCTTCCGGCCCTGGGCGAGAGCACGGAAGATGGAGTCGAAGGGGATGGTGCGGCCGCTGACGGTCACCATCACGCCGAGGTCGAACCAGTCGCGGTCCTCCGTCTCCACGGTGCTGATCCGCAGCGTGGGCGTCTCGGTCAGTTCCTGGTAATCGGGCTTCTCGCCGACCATCTCGACGCTCACGCCGTCGAGCTCCG
This window contains:
- a CDS encoding SNF2-related protein — translated: MPISTHPMVDVTDIIRIVGGAAFQRGQTYAKDGAVSSLTWDAESKLLTGKVRGTAPNDYRTKLRLGLKGDGRFRPLENFCSCPIGADCKHVAATALQSNTENLLAQHERDLGARSAPRPSVPEGWQASLTDLLTADTAVDPAPAPRTPLGLQFELRTPEVAVQRWGSAAERQGQRTLNTRLGVRPVSQNGKGKWIKNNLSWGSISYQTYGLTLDPDQHRWFSQFPALHRGTGVNYFGNNDSWLYLDDFSNPLLWQLLDEAQRLGIAFVGSKKSMTIELAARATLKLDATETEDGSLRLSPALDVDGRPHPSETAHVISTHGIYTVAPDDTITLAPTSRRLTSKDIELLQRGHAVVVPEEEKSLFLQDYYPKLRQSIHVDSSDGSVELPEIQPPALVLTTAYGADGSVALDWHFDYTLGDAVQRRPFRRGGPGSDDGYREPDVEDALAASARQALGPLPIKSLRLEDMQAVEFVEEVLPRLAELDGVSVEMVGEKPDYQELTETPTLRISTVETEDRDWFDLGVMVTVSGRTIPFDSIFRALAQGRKKLKLVDNSYLSLDQPVFDQLRELIEEARALSEWDPESGLQISRYQAGLWADLEELAEETEQAQSWRDAVSGLLELEDVAATPAPAGLVADMRPYQAEGFSWLAFLWRHRLGGVLADDMGLGKTLQALALMIHAKETSGLDAPFIVVAPTSVVPNWSNEARRFAPGLKVVAVTDTQGASGIPIDEQVGDADVVITSYTLFRLDFPVYQDLAWSGLVLDEAQFVKNRASKVHQAAKDFDAPFKLAITGTPMENNLMELWSLFNIVAPGLFPSARKFTEDYRTPIEKIGDNRPLVRLRKRIRPLMMRRTKEAVASDLPPKQEQVLEVELHPEHRHIYETYLQRERQKLLGLIEDMNRNRMIVFRSLTLLRMLSLDASLVDPAHAGVPSAKLEVLFENLEDVLAEGHRALVFSQFTSYLKKAAEQLDARGIEYAYLDGSTRSRGEVIDSFKDGTAPVFLISLKAGGFGLNLTEADYCFLLDPWWNPASEAQAVDRTHRIGQTKNVMVYRMVSKGTIEEKVMKLKEKKAKLFTSVMDDDAIFSSALTADDIRGLLDA